The following DNA comes from Streptococcus pasteurianus.
CGATAAGTGGACCAGAAACAAAGGCAATTTCTTTATTGCTTTTAGCTAAAATATCAACAACATCAACAACCGCTGCTTTGTAATCAATATTAACACTTGGGAGTTGGTGTTCTAAGTCAACTGTACCCGCAAGTACAACTGGTGTGCGTGAGCGAGAGAACTCTGCACGAATTTTTTCAGTCAAATGATGTCCCATGAAGATAATACCGTCAACTTGTTTAGCAAACAAGGTGTTAACAACGTTAACCTCCTTATCATCATCTTCATCACTTGAAGCAAGTACGATATTATACTTGTACATAGCGGCAATATCATCAATTCCTTTAGCAAGAATTGAGAAATAGCTATTGGCAATATTGGGAATAACAACACCTACTGTTGTTGTCTTTTTACTTGCTAAACCGCGGGCAACGGCATTTGGACGATAATCCAAACGATCAATAACTTCAAGAACTTTTTTACGTGTGTTTTCCTTTACGTTTTTATTGCCATTTACAACACGACTAACTGTTGCCATAGAGACGCCTGCTTCTCGGGCAACGTCATAAATTGTAATCGTATCATCAGTGTTCATTATTGGACTTCCTTTCTATTTGAAAATTTCGTTTTCACGGATATTTTATCATCTTTTGGAAACACTTTCAAGGGGGTGAGTGGTCTTTTTTGAAAACTTTTCATATATTGTAAGCGTTTAATTGCTTGATTTCTATATCAAACTACTTGAAAAGTCAAAATTTGAGGTTTTTCAAAATAATTTTTGAAAACTTTCATTAAAATTATGAGAGAACTTCTTTTTATCTCATTTATTATTTTTTGTCCGTAAGATCACTTTTTTTGACTCAAGTCTTGATTTTTTCTGATTTTTTTGAAAAAATGGGATTAATTAGAAAGAAGGTTCCTTATGTCAAAATTAGATCAAATCCGCCCATATCTTAGTCAAGAAAAAGCTAATATTGCTGTTTTTTCCGACCCCGTCACTGTAAATTATTTAACTGGATTTTACTGTGACCCACACGAACGCCAAATGTTCCTTTTTGTGTATAGCGACCGTGAACCTGTGCTTTTCGTTCCAGCACTTGAAGTGGCACGCGCAAGCCAAATTGTCACTTTCCCAGTTTTTGGTTATATGGATTCTGAAAATCCTTGGCAAAAAATCAAATCTAGTCTACCTTCAACTGACAGCGCGAAAGTTTTTGCTGAATTTGACAACCTCAATGTGACAAAATTTCAAGGTTTGCAAACTGTTTTTGACGGACGTTTTGAAGACTTGACACCATTTATTCAAAAAATGCGTCTCATCAAATCACAAGATGAAATCGAAAAAATGCTAATCGCTGGTCAGTTTGCTGATAAAGCGGTTCAAGTTGGTTTTGATAATATTTCATTAGACAATACAGAGACTGATGTCATTGCCATGATTGAGTTTGAAATGAAAAAACAAGGTGTTGAAAAAATGAGTTTTGACACTATGGTCTTGACTGGAAATAATGCTGCTAATCCACACGGTATCCCTGGTACGAACAAAATTGAAAATAACTCACTGCTCTTGTTTGACCTTGGAACAGATATGCATGGCTATGCTAGTGATATGACACGTACCGTTGCCGTTGGTAAACCTGACCAATTCAAAAAAGATATTTACGAACTTTGCTTAGAAGCCCAATTAACAGCTCAAGAATTCATCAAACCTGGTGTTCTTGCTAGCGAAGTTGACGCTGCTGCACGTAATGTCATTGAAAAATCCGGCTACGGTGAATACTTCAACCACCGTCTTGGACATGGTATCGGTATGACTTGTCACGAATTTCCTTCAATCATGGAAGGTAACGATATGGAAATTCAAGAAGGCATGTGCTTCTCTGTCGAACCTGGCATTTACATCCCTGGAAAAGTTGGCGTACGTATCGAAGATTGCGGACACGTCACAAAATCTGGCTTTGAAGTCTTTACACACACACCAAAAGAATTGCTTTATTTTGAAGGATAATGGTATTAATATAGCTCAAAAAATTCCCAGTTCAATCTTGGGAATTTTTCTATTGCAAGGCAAGCCAAAACGACTACTGCTAAAATGAGCCTAAGAACTTTAAAAAGAAGCTTCTATGTTTTACAAAACAATAACTTATTGTCCCGAATGTGGACATCCTTTGGAGAAAAAATTTTTAAAAAAATGAGGGAGAGATTCCTTATTACTCATAATGTGCGAGTTTTCGTTTTCCAGTCTTTAATACAGCAATTAGTGCGATTTTATTTAATGAAAATCATGATAGGATTCTTTTGATTAAGCAATATGACATGACTGACTATATTTTACTGGGCTGGTTATGTGTTTCAAGGGGAAAATGCCGAGACAACTGTGGGGCGTGAGATTGATGAGGAACTTGGTTTAAGGGTTAAATCATTGACATTTAACACCTGTCAGTATTATGAACGCAGCAATTCACTCATAATTAATTTTGCGGCAACAGTTACTGGCAATGTGTCACCTAACCACGAAATTGACGATTGAGATTGGTTTTCAATTGAGGAAACTAAGACGTTCAATGATAATTTGCGGACGTCCGTCTGGTAAAGTTCCAGCATGGACTTTGGTATCATACTGCTTAGGAGCACTCGCTAGAAAAGCTTCCATTTTTTCTTCAGACTCAAAAATATCTTCATCAAACCAGTATAAATTACTATCAATAATCATTTTTACACCTACTTTCTTAAACAATCTTTATGATTCTATCTTAAAATATTTTGTTATAGCTTACAATTCTATTTTAACTACTATTTATCCTTGTTTAGAATAAATAAACCAACTGTCCAATAGACAGCTGGTTTACAAGCACATGACATTGAAAAGCAGATTATAGCCAACAAATACTGTTTTACAAATCTCGGTAATCAATGAGTTCAACATCTTGCTTTCTGAGCCATTGTTTGACATCAGGATTGATTAACATAGCAACTTCTTGTGTTCGAGGAATGGTTAGGCTAGAGTGCGTTAGAATGTCATCATCAAGATAACCAGGGTGAAAAACAGCCAACTGTACCACATGGTCATCGGCTTTTGCTACCATGCGTTTTAGCATGTCAAAAGGCTCATAATGCGGCGCCATTGATTCCATATTGAATTGCACAAGAGAGTTCCCAATTGTCAATGGTGCGCCACCTATTGAAAATCCTGAGTATTTCAAGCCGTGCTTTTCTGCGACAGTTTCTAATCCCTTAAAGAAATTGCTTGACGCTACCGCATGCCCTTCAAAATAATCTGGCTGACGCCCAAATAAGGCTAAAAATTTCTGGTACTGCGCTTCAATTTCCAAGACAACTTCCTCAAAAACGACAAAATCCTCTTTCGCTGCTCGAAATTGTTTAGAAGATTTGAAATTACCATTCTCATCCACCAAGCTCGGAATAAGCTCAGGATTTGTCAAAGGCTTCCCAGCACAAATGTTGGTATGCACCCCAAGAGCCAAAGGACAATCTTTGATTAAATCAACGCCATGCTGCGTAGCAGGCATATTGACCATAACACCAAGACTTGAAATCAGCCCTTCCTTGACCGACTTTTCAATACCATAATTAACAGCCTCAGAATAACCTAAATCATCAGCACGCAAAAGAATTTTTTTCATAAAAACCACCTAATTTCTTTGCAAAACACTTTCTGTTTTATTAAAACCGAAAAGATACGTTAAAACAGCAGTTACAGCAAAAGCAATCGCCGCCGCAATACAGCCATTTATCATGTTCACTGTTCCACCACCAACATAGCCAAGAACAGCTAGAAAATTCGTAGCTCCCATAACATAAGTTCCAACATGGGTTAACCCTGCGTAAAGTCCACCACAGAAGCCACCTGCTGCAAGGGCAAGAAAAGGACGTTTATAGCGAAGTCCAATACCGTAAAGAACTGGTTCGGTTACTCCACCTATAATCGCTGAAACAAAATAACCAAACGCCAAAGCCTTAGCATCTTTTTCACGAAAACGCAGAAACGCTCCAAAAGCCATGCCAAATGCTGCCCAAGTTGCATAACCACCTGCTGTCAGAACAAAACTATCATAACCATTTTGCATCATAGCAGTGATCCCAAAAACAATCAAAACTTGGTGCATTCCTGACATAACAAGAAATTCCCACAAGGCTGCAACGACAGCAATCGAAAGAAAGCCACCAACATTACCAAAAGCAATCAAACCATTCCCAATTAATTCACCACCAAGATTACCAATTGGAGCCAAAACAACAAAGGTAATAGGAACCATAACAAAAATCGTTAAAAATGGCACGAAAATCGTTGATAAAACATCAGGAATTATTTTTTTGAAAAAACGTTCAACATAACTCATTACCCAAATAGAAATAATAACAGGTAAAACCGTTTGCGAATAATCATGAGCAGTTGTTGTTAGAAAACCGTAAATGGTAAATTTTTGACCGTCCAAAGCAACAAAGTCAGGTACTAGCAACATCGCCCCTAACATTATCCCCATGACCTGACTCACACCAAGTTTTTTAGCAGCTGTAAAACCAAGAAAAATTGGCAAGAAGTAGAAAAAAGCACTATACATAATATCACATAAAACATACATATTGCTCTTTTCAGAAACCAATCCAAGTAAATCTGGTCCAATAACGACTTGAATCGTTTTAAACATTGCTGCAGCAATCATAGCTGGGATTAAAGGTGTCATTGAGCCTGACATATAATTAAGGATTGCCATTCCCACACCTTTTAATGTTAATTTTTCCTTTGGTTTATCCAGATTCTCGTCAACTTGTTTTTCCAATGTGACCCCTGCTAATTTAGCAAATTCAGGATAAACTTTTGCAACATTTTGCCCAATGACAACTTGATACTGTCCACCAGACTCAACAACAGCAAGAACACCTGGAATACTGGTTACCTCGTCTTTTTTAGGAACGGAAGTATCCTTTAAATTCAAACGCAAACGTGTCATACAATGTGTTGCACTCATCACATTTTCCTTGCCACCAACTGCAGCAAGCACTTTTTCTGCGATAACTTTGTTATTATCGACCATAACTTTCTCCTTTGCGGAGCTTCGCTATTTTTCTCCGCTATTTTTTTCATACAACCTGTTGATATGTATCATCAGGTAGAGTAACTCGTCATCAGATTGACTATATCTCA
Coding sequences within:
- a CDS encoding M24 family metallopeptidase, whose protein sequence is MSKLDQIRPYLSQEKANIAVFSDPVTVNYLTGFYCDPHERQMFLFVYSDREPVLFVPALEVARASQIVTFPVFGYMDSENPWQKIKSSLPSTDSAKVFAEFDNLNVTKFQGLQTVFDGRFEDLTPFIQKMRLIKSQDEIEKMLIAGQFADKAVQVGFDNISLDNTETDVIAMIEFEMKKQGVEKMSFDTMVLTGNNAANPHGIPGTNKIENNSLLLFDLGTDMHGYASDMTRTVAVGKPDQFKKDIYELCLEAQLTAQEFIKPGVLASEVDAAARNVIEKSGYGEYFNHRLGHGIGMTCHEFPSIMEGNDMEIQEGMCFSVEPGIYIPGKVGVRIEDCGHVTKSGFEVFTHTPKELLYFEG
- the ccpA gene encoding catabolite control protein A, with product MNTDDTITIYDVAREAGVSMATVSRVVNGNKNVKENTRKKVLEVIDRLDYRPNAVARGLASKKTTTVGVVIPNIANSYFSILAKGIDDIAAMYKYNIVLASSDEDDDKEVNVVNTLFAKQVDGIIFMGHHLTEKIRAEFSRSRTPVVLAGTVDLEHQLPSVNIDYKAAVVDVVDILAKSNKEIAFVSGPLIDDINGKVRLAGYKEGLEKNGLSFKEGLIFEANYNYKEGFELAQRVINSGATAAFVAEDELAAGLLNGLFEAGKKVPEDFEIITSNDSPITSYTHPNLSSISQPVYDLGAVSMRMLTKIMNKEELEEKEILLNHGLITRGTTR
- a CDS encoding PTS transporter subunit EIIC gives rise to the protein MVDNNKVIAEKVLAAVGGKENVMSATHCMTRLRLNLKDTSVPKKDEVTSIPGVLAVVESGGQYQVVIGQNVAKVYPEFAKLAGVTLEKQVDENLDKPKEKLTLKGVGMAILNYMSGSMTPLIPAMIAAAMFKTIQVVIGPDLLGLVSEKSNMYVLCDIMYSAFFYFLPIFLGFTAAKKLGVSQVMGIMLGAMLLVPDFVALDGQKFTIYGFLTTTAHDYSQTVLPVIISIWVMSYVERFFKKIIPDVLSTIFVPFLTIFVMVPITFVVLAPIGNLGGELIGNGLIAFGNVGGFLSIAVVAALWEFLVMSGMHQVLIVFGITAMMQNGYDSFVLTAGGYATWAAFGMAFGAFLRFREKDAKALAFGYFVSAIIGGVTEPVLYGIGLRYKRPFLALAAGGFCGGLYAGLTHVGTYVMGATNFLAVLGYVGGGTVNMINGCIAAAIAFAVTAVLTYLFGFNKTESVLQRN
- a CDS encoding ChbG/HpnK family deacetylase, encoding MKKILLRADDLGYSEAVNYGIEKSVKEGLISSLGVMVNMPATQHGVDLIKDCPLALGVHTNICAGKPLTNPELIPSLVDENGNFKSSKQFRAAKEDFVVFEEVVLEIEAQYQKFLALFGRQPDYFEGHAVASSNFFKGLETVAEKHGLKYSGFSIGGAPLTIGNSLVQFNMESMAPHYEPFDMLKRMVAKADDHVVQLAVFHPGYLDDDILTHSSLTIPRTQEVAMLINPDVKQWLRKQDVELIDYRDL
- a CDS encoding NUDIX domain-containing protein; translation: MFQGENAETTVGREIDEELGLRVKSLTFNTCQYYERSNSLIINFAATVTGNVSPNHEIDD